One Methylosinus sp. LW4 genomic region harbors:
- a CDS encoding DUF262 domain-containing protein, producing the protein MDTVSTGLSFEERGVAEAIAQRTLRVPLNQRSYAWSEDEVQTLLDDLYRAFDEGVAIYFLGTIVLTRGHNKDWEVADGQQRLATTSILIAAVRDFLLELGDVDGALKYQSTFLLDYDPRKKDSTPKFYLNFEDHDFFISSVLKSPKDRKPFIGQHFNSHDRLSTAAKLAASHVRKIVAALPQNEKATRLYDWIDFLRESAKIIIIMVPGKVGNAFKMFETLNARGMDASQIDILKNFLFDLAKERISDVHPRWIQMITVIEGFGEDDLLLKFVRHFWVSQHGPTTERELGNAIETFVKGERQAVETIAALSSNASDYIAILLPRDHSRWNEFSRSAKDSLYTISHELGGEQIRPLILAVVRNFSVKEAEKALELMVSWSVRFLIAGGGGGGVLDKNYGLRARDITKGDISTAKQLRDKMADVVPNDESFKRAFSTATVRKTNLARYYLRAMELYVKDERHPQLLPNEDTAAVNLEHILPVTPSVDWDIEPDVASAFYKRIGNMALLNSRQNVDLGNKSFLQKKATLKASPFVLTSEIAKNRTWGPKQIEKRQAELAEYAVKVWPI; encoded by the coding sequence ATGGACACGGTATCTACAGGGCTAAGTTTTGAGGAGCGAGGCGTTGCCGAAGCGATTGCCCAGCGCACATTGCGGGTGCCTCTCAATCAGCGATCCTATGCCTGGTCTGAGGATGAGGTCCAAACCCTCTTGGACGATCTTTATCGCGCCTTTGACGAAGGTGTAGCAATATATTTTCTTGGCACAATTGTTTTGACACGTGGACATAATAAAGATTGGGAGGTTGCCGATGGCCAGCAGAGGCTTGCTACGACATCGATTTTGATTGCAGCCGTCAGGGACTTCCTGCTGGAGTTGGGAGACGTTGACGGCGCATTAAAATATCAATCCACGTTTCTTCTAGATTACGACCCACGCAAGAAGGATTCGACTCCGAAGTTTTATCTGAATTTTGAGGATCATGACTTTTTTATTTCCTCCGTCCTAAAATCACCGAAGGATAGAAAGCCATTTATCGGACAGCATTTTAATTCGCATGATCGACTGTCAACAGCAGCCAAACTCGCGGCAAGTCATGTAAGAAAAATAGTCGCGGCTCTGCCACAGAACGAAAAAGCCACCAGACTCTATGACTGGATAGATTTTCTTCGAGAGTCTGCAAAGATAATTATTATTATGGTTCCAGGAAAAGTCGGCAACGCATTCAAAATGTTCGAAACATTGAATGCCCGAGGCATGGACGCGTCACAGATAGACATTTTGAAGAACTTCCTATTTGATCTTGCAAAGGAAAGAATTTCTGATGTCCACCCTCGGTGGATTCAAATGATTACTGTAATAGAGGGCTTTGGAGAGGACGACCTTCTCTTAAAGTTCGTGAGGCACTTCTGGGTATCACAACACGGCCCAACAACTGAGAGAGAGTTAGGAAACGCAATCGAAACGTTTGTGAAAGGTGAGCGTCAAGCTGTCGAAACTATCGCAGCGCTTTCCTCAAATGCGAGCGATTACATCGCTATATTATTACCTAGAGACCACTCAAGGTGGAACGAATTTAGCCGCAGCGCAAAAGATTCCTTGTATACAATAAGTCACGAGCTCGGAGGCGAGCAGATTCGTCCACTGATCCTTGCTGTCGTTCGAAACTTCTCTGTCAAAGAAGCCGAAAAGGCGTTAGAGTTAATGGTATCCTGGTCGGTCCGATTTCTTATTGCTGGCGGCGGCGGCGGCGGAGTGCTGGATAAGAACTATGGCTTAAGGGCACGAGACATAACAAAGGGAGACATCTCCACAGCAAAACAGCTTCGAGATAAGATGGCTGATGTCGTCCCAAACGATGAGAGCTTCAAGAGGGCGTTTTCAACAGCAACTGTTCGCAAGACAAATCTTGCGAGATACTATCTAAGAGCAATGGAGCTGTACGTAAAAGATGAAAGACATCCACAACTGCTGCCAAATGAAGATACTGCGGCAGTTAACCTTGAGCACATACTTCCTGTAACCCCTTCTGTAGATTGGGATATTGAACCAGACGTCGCTAGCGCGTTCTACAAACGCATAGGCAATATGGCGCTGTTAAACTCTCGGCAAAACGTAGACCTCGGAAACAAATCATTCTTGCAAAAAAAGGCGACCTTGAAGGCAAGCCCGTTCGTGTTGACCAGCGAAATCGCAAAAAATAGAACCTGGGGACCAAAACAAATTGAAAAGCGCCAAGCGGAATTGGCAGAATATGCCGTGAAAGTTTGGCCCATTTGA
- a CDS encoding plasmid mobilization protein, translated as MQKTESMKLRLQPEEKRAFEEAAELAGIPLSAWVRERLRRASRIELEDAGRRVPFARLRRDEK; from the coding sequence ATGCAGAAGACTGAATCCATGAAGCTCCGACTCCAGCCAGAAGAGAAGCGGGCGTTCGAAGAAGCGGCTGAACTGGCGGGTATCCCGCTATCCGCATGGGTCCGCGAGCGGTTGCGGCGAGCATCGAGAATCGAACTTGAAGATGCGGGACGACGAGTTCCCTTCGCAAGACTCAGGCGAGATGAAAAATAA